The Haloplanus sp. CK5-1 genome segment CCTCCGACTGTTCGCCACGCTGGTCCGCTTCGATGCGGTCTACCACACCCACTTCAATTGTAGCGTCCGTCGCCTCGTGGATTACGAGCATCTCTGGGGGTACACGCAGGACGTCTATCAGACCGGGGGAATTGCCGACACGGTGGCTCTCGACCATATCAAGGAACACTACTACCGGAGTCACGAGGACGTGCATCCGACGGGGCTAGTCCCCCTCGGGCCTGATATCGACTTCCAGGCGCCCCACGACCGCGACGACCTGTAAGGTTTGATCGCTGGTCCCGACGGGTCATCCATCATAGCTCACGAGGTCGAGGCAGACGTAGGTCATGTTCACATATTTCAGACACTATAGACCACCACTAAACGTGGGCTTGTCAGTGGACTCCCGGTTCTGGCCACTAGAATGAGGCATGGACCGGACAGGCGACCTCAGAGTCGGATGTGTGCCTAGGCTCGCCACGGTCTAAGTCTCGAGTATCGCCAGTGCTCTGCATTATTAACCAACGGACTGCAAGGAAGCCCGAGGTATGTTGGTTAAGACTGTGTCCCACCACAACCCCGATGCCAGTCTCGATCGGAAGTCCTTCCGCGCTGGCGAGCCGTGAGTCGATGCCGATTGGCCAACAATCCACCTAGGGCCACCAGATACATCGTGTGCCCAACAGTTCCAACCAGATTGACACCGGTCGGATGACATAGATCGAGAGCAAGTTGAACCCATGAGAAACCTCCCGGAAGCGGTGGGACACGAGAGAGTGGAGAGACTGCAAAGCCTGTCTTCCCAGTACTTGAGATTCTTTGTTTTTAATCGAAGGTAGATGTCAGTCTACCTACTGTGAACTCCGAGACGTGATGCGAGAGGTCTCTAGTTACGTTGATTTCAATGTTTACACCCCGATCCGACTCCATCAGGACTCTTTCAAACATGGCCGGTGACGCCTTGCCCGACTCACGAACGTACCTTGAGCTGTACTAAGTAACTGATCTGAACAGTTATACTATATTGTTAATTGGTATAGCTAGAAAGTCCAGCTATACTTTGTAGCTATACCATTTAGATATACCTACTAACTATATCGTCTGACTTAGCTTTATAATGGACCCACCGCTTGTAGTGCTCATGTTAGCTTATACGACGTACTCGGAGGCTGGGGGCGTGGGCAAGTCCACGCTCGCGGCCAATCTGGCAGTCGCCGATGCACGGGAAGATCGAGACGTACTCGTCATCGATCTCGATCCACAGGAAGCGTCGGTTTCTCATCTCTTGGACGTCGGCACGCACAGAGACGATCCCAAGGCCGACTCACTGGTTCGGCATATGGTCGAACGGAAGCGCGGACCGTTCGAGGAGCTCGTTGAATCGAGCGAAGGGGTCGATGTGATCCCCGCTCACAACAGCCTCGAACGTCTAAACAAGCACCTCGCCAGGCGTGAAGAAGAGGCCAACGACTTCGGCGAGAACTGGAATCGCAACGTCCAGTTGCTTCGTGTCCTCCGAGAGAACGACATCCACGAACGATACGACACCCTGATTGTGGATCCCCCAGCGACGGCAGACGTTAAACTGTATAACGCTATACACACCACGCGATCACTCATCGTTCCGTTCGAACCGTCTGGAAAAGGGCGCAAGTCGGTTGACGGACTGGAAGATCTCGTCCCTGGGTTGGAGAAGAACCTCGACATCAATGTGGGCGTACTCGCTATCGTCCCGAACCGATTCAAAGGGACCAACGACCAGCAGGACATGCTCAACGAGATGCGGTCACACGAGTACGACATCCCGGTCGTACTGAAAGAACGCGGGTCTCTCTTCGAAGGTTGTTGGCGACAGCAGTGCTCTGCATTCAAATACGTTGAGGAACACCGTGATAGACAGAGAGACTACGAATCGGAGACATTGGAGCGCTTGGAAACGCTGGCTGATCACCTGCGAAAGACAGTGGAGGCCCCAGCATGAAATCCGGTGCCGGAGACGACCCATTCGCAGAAGATAGTTCTCTGGACGAGAGTAGCGATATGTCCGATAGGGACGACGAACCATTAGATGACGACGGGACGTCGGAATCTTCGGCTGAGGAGAAAAGTGCAATAGCATCTCGAAGGCAG includes the following:
- a CDS encoding ParA family protein produces the protein MLAYTTYSEAGGVGKSTLAANLAVADAREDRDVLVIDLDPQEASVSHLLDVGTHRDDPKADSLVRHMVERKRGPFEELVESSEGVDVIPAHNSLERLNKHLARREEEANDFGENWNRNVQLLRVLRENDIHERYDTLIVDPPATADVKLYNAIHTTRSLIVPFEPSGKGRKSVDGLEDLVPGLEKNLDINVGVLAIVPNRFKGTNDQQDMLNEMRSHEYDIPVVLKERGSLFEGCWRQQCSAFKYVEEHRDRQRDYESETLERLETLADHLRKTVEAPA